In the Sus scrofa isolate TJ Tabasco breed Duroc chromosome 6, Sscrofa11.1, whole genome shotgun sequence genome, one interval contains:
- the SELENOW gene encoding selenoprotein W gives MVSPFESSIVALEATSPSIFKLKKKLEESSLDAWTSVARGLPRSPGFFRSIGSRKLVHSKKGGDGYVDTESKFLKLVAAIKAALAQANVP, from the exons ATGGTGTCGCCGTTCGAGTCGTCTATTG TGGCGCTTGAGGCTACAAGTCCAAG TATCTTCAAACTCAAGAAGAAGTTAGAAGAGAGTTCCCTGGACGCCTGGACATC TGTGGCGAGGGGACTCCCCAGGTCACCGGGGTTCTTTCGAAGTATTGGTAGCAGGAAGTTGGTTCACTCCAAGAAG GGAGGTGATGGCTACGTGGATACGGAGAGCAAGTTTCTGAAGTTGGTGGCTGCCATCAAAGCTGCTTTGGCTCAGGCTAATGTGCCCTGA